Proteins encoded in a region of the Bradyrhizobium sp. CB3481 genome:
- a CDS encoding DUF5330 domain-containing protein: MSFLLRMAFWLGLVLVLLPREKTSESDKAPQINASEAISAATAAVSDMSQFCKRQPAACEVGGQAATAIGQRAQDGARQVYKIITDKKPDQPGVQPNAPAAPAKKPDHTSSIDAEAVLTAAAPADALTDDDMAIEWRLPRTPPAAK, encoded by the coding sequence ATGTCTTTTCTTCTTCGCATGGCATTCTGGCTCGGGCTGGTGCTCGTGCTGCTGCCCAGGGAAAAGACGTCTGAATCGGACAAGGCGCCGCAGATCAACGCATCCGAAGCGATATCGGCCGCGACGGCGGCCGTCTCCGATATGAGCCAGTTCTGCAAGCGTCAGCCGGCGGCCTGCGAGGTCGGCGGTCAGGCCGCGACGGCGATCGGCCAGCGCGCGCAGGATGGCGCCCGCCAAGTGTACAAGATCATCACCGACAAGAAGCCCGATCAGCCGGGCGTCCAACCGAACGCTCCCGCCGCTCCCGCGAAGAAGCCCGATCACACCAGCTCCATCGATGCCGAGGCCGTGCTCACAGCCGCCGCGCCCGCCGACGCGCTGACGGACGATGACATGGCGATCGAATGGCGCCTGCCGCGGACGCCGCCGGCCGCGAAATAA
- a CDS encoding SufE family protein, translating into MTIDEIRENFELLEEWDDRYRYVIELGRTLEPMPEGEHSAENKVNGCVSQVWLSKQIDRSGNGEPHLKYLGDSDAHIVRGLVAILLTLYSGRTPQQILSTDALAVFDEFGFREHLTPQRSNGLRSMVERIRNDAREALAAAS; encoded by the coding sequence ATGACGATCGACGAAATCAGGGAAAATTTCGAGCTGCTGGAGGAATGGGACGATCGCTATCGATACGTCATCGAGCTCGGCCGCACACTCGAGCCGATGCCGGAGGGCGAGCATTCCGCCGAGAACAAGGTCAATGGCTGCGTCAGCCAGGTCTGGCTTTCCAAGCAGATCGACCGCAGCGGCAATGGCGAGCCGCACCTGAAATATCTTGGCGACAGCGATGCCCACATCGTACGTGGCCTGGTCGCGATCCTGCTCACGCTCTATTCCGGCCGTACGCCGCAACAGATCCTTTCAACCGATGCGCTCGCCGTGTTCGACGAATTCGGATTTCGCGAACACCTGACGCCGCAGCGCTCCAACGGCCTGCGTTCGATGGTCGAGCGCATCCGTAACGACGCACGCGAGGCACTCGCCGCGGCTTCATAG
- a CDS encoding glycosyltransferase family 39 protein — MSSITTSAFDTPARRSVERTCDDLAIFVLAMVAIVAGLTFRDYGLGWDDYTHAEYADLLLRMYGSGFKDTGALSFANLYMYGGGFDMAAALLHKIIPLELFETRRLLGAVVGLIGLAVTWRLARRVGGPLAGLATLLLLALCPTFYGHMFMNPKDAPFAVSMVILILGLVRLAEEYPAPSPRTILIVGLGAGLSIGCRILGGLALVYAMVGFVPLLIEEVRKQGPREAIRRFAHVVYVLLPGLAFGYLVMGLVWPWSIMEADHPFKALTYFSHFFEKPWKEMFDGALVSVPDMPWSYLPTLFALQLPEVLLGLLVAGIVGTLMSLSRLDVTARRKTIFLMLTLAATLPLVIAMVKRPALYNGIRHFVFVIPPMAVVAGVSFAWGMNWLKDNHRRWQPAALALFTFGLLLPLSEMIRLHPYEYTHFNHIAGTVRAADNYFMLDYWGLALKQASDGLREELVERQEVPPQGRKWKVAVCGPQRPAQVALGPDFTIGWDSQSADFAMTLGEFYCKGLTAPVMVEIKRDDVVFARVYDIRGRAISTLLAIPAP, encoded by the coding sequence ATGTCTTCCATCACGACTTCTGCCTTCGACACGCCCGCGCGGCGCTCGGTCGAGCGGACCTGTGACGACCTTGCCATCTTCGTGCTGGCCATGGTCGCTATCGTCGCGGGTCTGACCTTCCGCGATTACGGGCTGGGCTGGGACGATTACACGCACGCCGAATATGCGGATCTTTTGCTGCGCATGTACGGTTCCGGTTTCAAGGACACCGGCGCGCTCTCGTTCGCCAATCTCTATATGTATGGCGGCGGCTTCGACATGGCGGCGGCGCTGCTGCACAAGATCATCCCGCTGGAATTGTTTGAAACGCGCCGCCTGCTCGGCGCCGTTGTCGGCCTGATCGGCCTTGCGGTCACCTGGCGGCTGGCGCGGCGCGTCGGCGGCCCGCTAGCCGGCCTCGCGACGCTGCTGCTGCTCGCGCTGTGCCCGACCTTCTACGGGCACATGTTCATGAATCCAAAGGACGCGCCGTTTGCCGTCTCGATGGTGATCCTGATCCTGGGCCTGGTGCGCCTCGCCGAGGAGTATCCCGCGCCCTCGCCGCGCACCATTCTGATCGTCGGCCTCGGCGCCGGCCTCTCCATCGGCTGTCGGATTCTCGGCGGGCTGGCACTGGTCTATGCCATGGTTGGCTTCGTCCCGCTCTTGATCGAGGAAGTTCGCAAGCAAGGCCCGCGCGAAGCGATCCGCCGCTTCGCCCATGTCGTGTATGTGCTGCTGCCTGGGCTCGCGTTCGGGTATCTGGTCATGGGCCTGGTGTGGCCCTGGTCGATCATGGAGGCGGACCACCCCTTCAAGGCGCTGACCTATTTCTCGCACTTCTTCGAAAAGCCCTGGAAGGAGATGTTCGACGGCGCGCTGGTGTCGGTGCCCGACATGCCGTGGTCGTACCTGCCGACGCTGTTCGCGCTGCAGCTGCCCGAGGTGCTGCTTGGACTGCTGGTCGCCGGCATCGTCGGAACCCTCATGTCGCTGTCGCGCCTCGACGTGACGGCCCGCCGCAAGACCATCTTCCTGATGCTGACGCTGGCGGCGACGTTGCCGCTGGTGATCGCGATGGTGAAGCGGCCGGCGCTCTACAACGGCATCCGGCACTTCGTGTTCGTCATCCCGCCGATGGCGGTGGTCGCCGGCGTTTCCTTCGCCTGGGGCATGAACTGGCTGAAAGACAATCACCGCCGCTGGCAGCCTGCTGCGCTTGCGCTGTTTACATTCGGCCTCTTGTTGCCGCTCAGCGAGATGATCCGCCTGCACCCCTACGAGTACACCCACTTCAACCATATTGCCGGCACGGTGCGCGCGGCCGACAATTACTTCATGCTGGACTATTGGGGGCTGGCGCTGAAGCAGGCCTCCGACGGCCTGCGCGAAGAACTGGTCGAACGCCAGGAAGTGCCGCCGCAGGGACGCAAATGGAAGGTCGCGGTATGCGGCCCGCAGCGCCCGGCGCAGGTCGCGCTCGGCCCGGATTTCACGATCGGCTGGGACAGCCAGTCCGCCGACTTCGCGATGACGCTGGGCGAATTCTACTGCAAGGGCCTCACCGCGCCCGTGATGGTCGAAATCAAGCGCGACGATGTCGTGTTCGCGCGGGTCTACGACATCCGCGGCCGCGCCATCTCCACCCTGCTGGCAATACCGGCGCCGTAG
- a CDS encoding ATP-binding protein: MSRSARAVIVLSIIRDCLDALLHPSARYDALTRARHRAFMAPRLLGSLVALAAFPVYLAMRGAPTALEVAAFAWLIAPILLSWFLSRTGRYEGAHILSALALAGLVMMVAVTTGGIESFAAVWLIVVPLEAALSASRRVVAFASALALSCAASLIALGHFHLLPEMEPNAALHGVLMGAGVASATLYAAGLAVSAESLARTSVALLSLEEDRYRLLARNMSDVISRHNRNGAVEFISPAAEAMLGTPCARLTGHGLFDRVHVADRPAYLTALSDAARGSEQRSVEFRLRRDATRGQNTSADFIWVEMRCRTLEQVSPEAEVVAVMRDITDRKIQEQALELARTAAEQADASKTRFLATMSHELRTPLNAIIGFSEMIVHEEAMMLDAARRREYAQLINDSGQHLLSVVNGILDMSKMETGNFEISPEPFAPRAALLHCCNLLALKARDNGVDLVTRAAEDLPVMNGDPRAFKQIALNLITNAIKFTERGGSVTVSAATEGTRLMLVVTDTGVGIAAEDLARIGDPFFQAGKTYQRKHEGTGLGLSIVKGLVALHDGEMNVQSTVGEGTTVTVALPLDFVPLLSPSSNVATLVPAQRPESQDQAQVKKSA, encoded by the coding sequence ATGAGCCGAAGCGCGAGAGCCGTGATTGTTTTGAGTATCATCCGCGATTGTCTCGATGCGTTGCTGCATCCCTCCGCACGATATGATGCGTTGACGCGTGCGCGTCATCGCGCCTTCATGGCGCCGCGGCTGCTCGGCAGCCTGGTGGCGCTTGCCGCTTTTCCGGTCTATCTGGCGATGCGCGGGGCGCCCACCGCGCTCGAGGTCGCGGCGTTCGCCTGGCTGATCGCACCCATTCTGTTGTCGTGGTTTCTGTCGCGCACCGGCCGCTATGAAGGCGCGCATATCCTCTCCGCGCTGGCGCTGGCGGGCCTCGTCATGATGGTCGCCGTGACCACCGGCGGCATCGAATCCTTCGCCGCGGTCTGGCTCATCGTCGTTCCGCTGGAAGCGGCGCTGTCGGCCTCGCGCCGCGTCGTCGCCTTCGCTTCCGCACTGGCACTGTCATGCGCCGCCTCGCTGATCGCGCTCGGACATTTCCATCTTCTGCCCGAGATGGAGCCGAATGCCGCCCTGCATGGCGTCCTGATGGGGGCGGGCGTCGCTTCGGCGACGCTCTATGCTGCGGGGCTGGCCGTCAGTGCGGAATCGCTGGCGCGTACTTCCGTGGCCCTGCTCAGTCTCGAGGAAGACCGCTACCGGTTGCTCGCGCGCAACATGAGCGACGTGATTTCGCGTCACAACCGCAATGGCGCCGTGGAGTTCATTTCGCCGGCGGCGGAGGCCATGCTCGGCACCCCGTGCGCCCGGCTCACCGGCCATGGCCTGTTCGACCGCGTTCATGTCGCCGACCGCCCGGCCTATCTTACGGCACTGTCGGATGCCGCGCGCGGCAGCGAGCAGCGCAGCGTCGAATTCCGCCTGCGCCGCGATGCCACGCGCGGTCAGAACACATCAGCCGATTTCATCTGGGTCGAAATGCGTTGCCGGACGCTCGAACAGGTTTCGCCTGAAGCCGAGGTCGTCGCCGTGATGCGCGACATCACCGACCGCAAGATCCAGGAGCAGGCGCTCGAACTGGCGCGCACCGCCGCCGAGCAGGCCGATGCCTCCAAGACGCGATTCCTGGCCACCATGAGCCATGAACTGCGCACGCCGCTGAACGCCATCATCGGTTTCTCCGAGATGATCGTGCATGAAGAGGCGATGATGCTCGATGCCGCGCGGCGCAGGGAATACGCGCAGCTGATCAACGATTCCGGCCAGCATCTGTTGTCGGTGGTCAACGGCATCCTCGACATGTCCAAGATGGAAACCGGCAATTTCGAAATTTCGCCGGAACCGTTCGCGCCGCGCGCCGCGCTGCTGCATTGCTGCAATCTGCTGGCGCTGAAGGCGCGCGACAACGGCGTCGACCTGGTCACCCGCGCCGCCGAGGATTTGCCGGTGATGAACGGCGATCCGCGTGCGTTCAAGCAGATCGCGCTCAACCTGATCACCAACGCCATCAAGTTCACCGAGCGCGGCGGCAGCGTCACGGTTTCCGCCGCGACCGAAGGAACGCGGCTGATGCTTGTTGTCACCGATACCGGGGTCGGTATCGCCGCCGAGGACCTCGCGCGGATCGGCGATCCGTTCTTCCAGGCCGGCAAGACCTATCAGCGCAAGCACGAGGGCACCGGCCTTGGCCTGTCGATCGTGAAGGGCCTGGTCGCATTGCACGACGGCGAGATGAACGTGCAGAGCACGGTCGGCGAGGGAACCACGGTGACGGTTGCTTTGCCCCTTGACTTTGTGCCGCTGCTGTCGCCTTCAAGCAACGTCGCGACGCTGGTACCGGCGCAGCGACCCGAATCACAGGATCAAGCTCAGGTGAAGAAGAGTGCCTAG
- a CDS encoding SgcJ/EcaC family oxidoreductase, producing the protein MTRTVTLAYIAMILMAPTLALAGPSEDANAAVDRWSVAYGTNDPETIAKTYCPTAVLLGTVSPVISEGTQAIIKYFTPIKGSGNTNTIEERRTIMINDSAAVVTGFYTFTRMVDGKSVPGPSRFTMLVTKQGNEWCIAHHHSSPHVLPKN; encoded by the coding sequence ATGACACGAACTGTCACGCTCGCCTACATTGCAATGATACTGATGGCCCCCACTCTGGCCTTGGCTGGCCCGTCGGAAGATGCAAATGCTGCAGTGGACCGTTGGTCAGTTGCGTATGGCACCAATGATCCAGAAACCATTGCTAAGACCTATTGTCCGACTGCAGTCCTTCTCGGAACTGTTAGTCCGGTCATCTCCGAAGGGACGCAAGCGATAATAAAATACTTCACACCCATAAAAGGGAGCGGCAACACGAATACGATCGAAGAGCGGCGCACAATAATGATCAACGATAGCGCCGCCGTGGTCACCGGCTTCTACACGTTCACTCGTATGGTGGATGGCAAATCAGTACCAGGTCCGTCGCGCTTCACCATGCTCGTCACCAAGCAAGGAAATGAGTGGTGCATCGCACATCACCATTCCTCGCCTCACGTTCTTCCGAAGAACTAA
- a CDS encoding DUF308 domain-containing protein, which yields MMFVMLVAGIGLVLAGLLATAYGISVQLSTGNTMILAGVMGFCTGVIMLGLWMTVRELKNIARRIGSGLPEASGDAALPPLLSPATARDTAPIGAPAAEPPGMPGPFPPAAPPPWQNEAVLRDHPIPEPTHPEPPSSAPKPKRNLLFASTSRKERERAQTRAGEPLPPDLLSSDLRSRPPTIPMVEPAEPPPSFDTTWPRGERAKSGETLLPRRGRAPPPITEPNGGPPHAEEPPAVTVLKSGIVDGMAYSLYSDGSIEAQMPEGMMRFASIDELRAHLDQRS from the coding sequence ATGATGTTTGTCATGTTGGTCGCAGGCATCGGCCTCGTTCTGGCAGGCCTGCTGGCGACGGCATACGGAATTTCGGTTCAGCTCTCCACCGGCAACACAATGATCCTTGCCGGAGTCATGGGCTTCTGCACCGGTGTGATCATGCTCGGGCTGTGGATGACGGTCCGCGAGTTAAAGAATATCGCGCGGCGGATCGGTTCCGGTTTGCCTGAAGCAAGCGGCGATGCTGCGCTGCCGCCGCTGCTTTCGCCTGCTACGGCGCGGGACACGGCCCCTATTGGCGCGCCGGCCGCCGAACCGCCCGGCATGCCCGGGCCATTCCCGCCAGCAGCGCCGCCGCCGTGGCAGAACGAGGCGGTTCTGCGCGATCACCCGATTCCGGAGCCGACGCACCCCGAACCCCCGTCATCGGCTCCCAAGCCGAAGCGCAATCTGCTGTTTGCGTCGACGTCACGAAAGGAGCGCGAGCGCGCCCAGACGCGCGCCGGCGAGCCGCTGCCGCCGGACCTGTTGTCGTCAGACCTTCGCTCCAGGCCGCCCACCATTCCCATGGTCGAACCGGCTGAGCCGCCGCCATCATTCGACACGACCTGGCCGAGGGGGGAACGCGCCAAGTCCGGCGAGACGCTGCTGCCGCGGCGCGGCCGCGCGCCGCCGCCGATCACAGAACCCAATGGCGGACCGCCGCACGCCGAGGAGCCGCCGGCCGTGACGGTGTTGAAATCGGGCATCGTCGATGGCATGGCCTATTCGCTCTATTCCGACGGTTCGATCGAGGCACAGATGCCGGAGGGTATGATGCGCTTCGCCTCGATCGATGAGTTGCGCGCGCACCTCGATCAGCGCTCGTAA
- a CDS encoding MucR family transcriptional regulator, whose amino-acid sequence MTDSAGKTPVELTANIVSAYLSNNPTQASEIPNLISQVHAALMRVSSGRPETPLEPAKPAVSVKKSMTPEYLVCLEDGKRFKSLKRHLRTQYNMTPEQYRDKWGLPPDYPMVAPNYAVARSQLAKKMGLGQQARKRK is encoded by the coding sequence ATGACCGATTCCGCCGGCAAAACGCCCGTCGAACTGACCGCCAATATCGTATCGGCCTATCTCAGCAACAATCCGACCCAGGCCTCGGAAATCCCGAATCTGATCAGTCAGGTCCATGCGGCCTTGATGCGGGTGTCGAGCGGCCGACCCGAGACGCCGCTCGAGCCGGCCAAGCCCGCCGTGTCGGTGAAGAAATCGATGACGCCGGAATATCTGGTCTGTCTGGAGGACGGCAAGCGCTTCAAGTCGCTGAAGCGCCATCTGCGCACGCAGTACAACATGACACCCGAGCAATACCGCGACAAATGGGGCCTGCCACCGGACTATCCGATGGTGGCACCGAACTATGCGGTGGCGCGCTCGCAGCTCGCCAAGAAGATGGGCCTCGGCCAGCAGGCGCGAAAGCGGAAATAG
- a CDS encoding DUF1491 family protein, whose protein sequence is MRLKSSIWVAAYLRRCQTEGIFGAVRKRGAEEAGAVFVKVALLDGNAMLYAPAPQTVYDESRPAERLFAPASPAPVPEQSVEERLAKEIRFDPDAWIVETEDRAGRHLLDLAKA, encoded by the coding sequence ATGCGATTGAAATCATCCATCTGGGTGGCTGCTTACCTGCGCCGCTGCCAGACCGAGGGAATCTTTGGCGCCGTGCGCAAGCGCGGGGCGGAGGAGGCGGGCGCGGTGTTCGTCAAGGTGGCGCTGCTCGATGGCAACGCCATGCTGTACGCCCCCGCGCCGCAGACCGTCTATGACGAGAGCCGCCCGGCCGAGCGGCTGTTCGCGCCGGCTTCTCCAGCGCCGGTGCCGGAGCAGTCGGTCGAGGAGCGGCTCGCCAAGGAAATCCGTTTCGATCCCGACGCATGGATCGTCGAGACCGAAGACCGGGCAGGGCGCCACCTTCTGGATCTGGCGAAAGCCTAA
- a CDS encoding MBL fold metallo-hydrolase: MRVHHLNTGTMCPIGRRLVNGTGSIFQRARMVCHCLLVETNDGLALVDTGIGLDDIAEPPRLGPKWVRQTKPRLDPAETAARQVEALGYARGDVRHLLLTHLDRDHAGGIPDFPNAKVHVHRREYEMAAARTVPAPNGRYITAQWQHGPQWAFYGEGGEDWFGFRGVRALGDREPDILMIPLPGHTIGHCGIAVRSGDRWLLHAGDAYFFHGQMQTPPQVPLVLGLFQRRADMDRAMRMENQERLRTLKAKHGDAVTIFNSHDPVDYERCRCGLH; this comes from the coding sequence ATGCGCGTCCACCATCTCAACACCGGCACCATGTGCCCGATCGGCCGGCGCCTCGTGAACGGCACCGGCAGCATTTTTCAGCGCGCCCGCATGGTGTGTCATTGCCTGTTGGTCGAGACCAATGACGGGCTGGCGCTGGTCGATACCGGCATTGGCCTCGACGACATCGCAGAGCCGCCGCGGCTGGGTCCCAAATGGGTCCGACAGACCAAGCCGCGCCTCGATCCGGCCGAGACCGCAGCAAGGCAGGTCGAGGCGCTCGGCTATGCGAGGGGTGACGTGCGACATCTGTTGCTGACGCATCTCGACCGCGATCATGCCGGCGGCATCCCGGACTTCCCGAACGCAAAAGTGCACGTCCATCGCCGCGAATACGAGATGGCGGCGGCGCGTACGGTGCCGGCGCCGAACGGCCGCTACATCACCGCGCAATGGCAGCACGGCCCGCAATGGGCGTTCTACGGCGAGGGCGGCGAAGACTGGTTCGGCTTCAGGGGCGTGCGCGCGCTCGGCGACCGCGAGCCCGACATTTTGATGATCCCGTTGCCGGGCCACACTATCGGCCATTGCGGCATCGCCGTGCGCAGCGGGGACAGATGGCTGCTGCACGCCGGCGATGCGTACTTCTTCCACGGCCAGATGCAGACTCCGCCGCAGGTGCCGCTGGTGCTCGGCCTGTTCCAGCGCCGCGCCGACATGGACCGCGCCATGCGCATGGAGAACCAGGAGCGCTTGCGAACGCTCAAGGCCAAGCACGGCGACGCCGTGACCATCTTCAACAGCCACGATCCCGTCGACTACGAGCGCTGCCGCTGCGGGCTGCATTAG
- a CDS encoding peptidoglycan-binding domain-containing protein, with product MPRRIDDDDEETPRRRRRSAKAAAVAVERERGLLMRMFLHSPKDMIAGLLAAAAICAIVANALFLQAGRHPSPMFGSVVTLPAPQAGTANPLPRPRPVELTRSADTDPPEIRPVEVRGADPKHVETKSADPKNADPKNPDPMANLVVKSTNATTTAPANGVRPPAPIPGNTQSAGAKRVAAVQRALTQYGYGQLKPTGAVGSDTQAAIAKFERDRKLPVTGQMSDRLVKELTAMIGHPID from the coding sequence GTGCCTAGGCGTATCGACGACGACGATGAGGAGACGCCGCGCCGCCGCCGTCGCAGCGCGAAGGCCGCTGCTGTCGCGGTGGAGCGAGAGCGCGGTCTTCTGATGCGCATGTTCCTGCACAGCCCAAAGGACATGATCGCGGGCCTGCTCGCTGCCGCCGCGATCTGCGCCATCGTCGCCAATGCGCTGTTCCTGCAGGCCGGCCGCCATCCGTCGCCGATGTTCGGCTCGGTCGTCACGCTGCCGGCGCCGCAGGCGGGCACCGCGAACCCATTGCCGCGCCCGCGCCCGGTCGAATTGACCAGGTCGGCCGACACCGATCCGCCGGAAATCAGGCCGGTCGAGGTGAGGGGCGCCGATCCCAAGCACGTCGAAACCAAGAGCGCCGATCCCAAAAATGCCGATCCCAAGAATCCCGATCCAATGGCCAATCTGGTGGTCAAGTCGACCAATGCGACCACGACCGCGCCTGCCAATGGCGTGCGTCCGCCGGCACCGATTCCGGGGAATACGCAAAGCGCGGGCGCGAAGCGCGTGGCCGCGGTGCAGCGGGCGCTGACGCAATATGGCTATGGTCAGTTGAAGCCGACCGGCGCGGTCGGTTCGGATACGCAGGCTGCGATCGCGAAATTCGAGCGCGACCGCAAGCTCCCTGTGACGGGCCAAATGTCTGACCGCCTGGTGAAGGAGCTGACGGCGATGATCGGGCATCCGATCGACTAG
- a CDS encoding DUF2336 domain-containing protein: MTAAPLFPGFDGLMTLSRREGVDIRPTLLRVLTDLYVQTSAHSADEERQFVELTSRLIDQVDDATRAAVRARLAIYPATPVEVMAKLGLRSPHPGEPLPLAAPIAAAPATPPAARAPTEAELRIASSLAMRPNDAAEISDMFFAASASERALILHNLADTPLKASPRIPTARAARALHILEMAAFAEDTENFALELGEALILPQRIAAQVVDDPGGEPLACAMKALDMSSAIFQRVLLFLNPEFGSSVHNVYRLSRLYDCLSERSALVMLAAWRGSTMAVTRAKYRAALYDDERHRARAANLQARPAVQPGTAPAVRTGTDGSKR; the protein is encoded by the coding sequence ATGACGGCAGCTCCATTGTTTCCAGGTTTCGACGGGCTGATGACGCTCTCGCGCCGCGAGGGCGTCGATATCAGGCCGACCCTGCTGCGCGTGCTGACTGACCTTTACGTCCAGACCAGCGCCCATTCGGCCGATGAAGAGCGGCAGTTCGTCGAGCTGACGTCCCGCCTGATCGACCAGGTCGACGACGCCACCCGCGCCGCGGTGCGGGCGCGGCTTGCGATCTATCCGGCGACGCCGGTCGAGGTCATGGCCAAGCTCGGATTGCGATCTCCACATCCGGGCGAGCCGCTGCCGCTGGCTGCTCCGATCGCTGCGGCGCCGGCCACCCCACCGGCGGCGAGGGCGCCGACCGAGGCAGAGCTGCGGATCGCGTCCAGTCTTGCGATGCGGCCGAACGATGCCGCCGAAATCAGCGACATGTTCTTCGCCGCCAGCGCCAGCGAGCGCGCGCTGATCCTGCATAATCTGGCCGACACGCCGCTGAAGGCCTCGCCGCGCATTCCGACCGCCCGCGCCGCGCGCGCGCTGCATATTCTGGAAATGGCGGCGTTCGCCGAGGACACCGAAAACTTCGCGCTCGAGCTCGGCGAGGCCCTGATCCTGCCGCAGCGGATCGCCGCGCAGGTCGTCGACGATCCCGGCGGCGAGCCGCTGGCGTGTGCGATGAAAGCGCTGGACATGTCGAGCGCGATCTTTCAGCGCGTGCTGCTGTTCCTCAATCCGGAATTCGGCTCATCCGTGCACAACGTCTACCGCCTGTCGCGGCTCTATGACTGCCTCAGCGAACGCTCCGCGCTGGTGATGCTGGCCGCCTGGCGCGGCTCGACCATGGCGGTGACCCGCGCCAAATACCGCGCCGCGCTGTACGACGACGAACGTCATCGCGCCCGCGCGGCGAATTTGCAGGCACGGCCCGCAGTGCAGCCCGGAACGGCACCGGCCGTTCGCACCGGCACCGACGGCTCGAAGCGCTAG
- a CDS encoding LysR family transcriptional regulator, whose translation MDIRELRYFSAVFRERNLTAAARRCFISQPSISAAITNLEAELGTALFIRHKKGVAPTEAAEQFHAVARRIIDEADAAKNLFRKSATRNTLTLGLMRTLDRPRTIALLKPLTGTSDIALRLVGIDDAADARIISKNVLRADEHFVPLWVERYVAALPPSHPLTLKERLRTADLAGAAMVDRCHCEQSEFFGRAASAKRQPAAIAESEDWAMALVAAGVGIAIVPEGVARANSDVAVREIDVDVKREVGLAYSTKRPPSEALQNFIAKLQSQRPEAGRAKSADKTRR comes from the coding sequence ATGGATATTCGCGAGCTCCGCTATTTCTCGGCCGTGTTCAGGGAGCGCAATTTGACGGCGGCGGCCAGACGCTGCTTCATCTCGCAACCCTCGATCTCGGCGGCGATCACCAATCTCGAAGCCGAACTCGGCACGGCGCTGTTCATCCGCCACAAGAAGGGCGTGGCGCCGACGGAAGCCGCCGAACAATTTCACGCCGTGGCCCGCCGCATCATCGATGAAGCCGATGCTGCGAAAAATCTGTTCCGGAAATCTGCGACGCGGAACACGCTGACGCTCGGCCTGATGCGCACGCTCGACCGTCCCCGCACCATCGCGCTATTGAAGCCGCTGACCGGGACGTCCGATATCGCGCTCCGCCTGGTCGGCATCGATGATGCGGCAGATGCGCGGATCATCTCGAAGAACGTTCTGCGCGCTGACGAGCATTTCGTTCCGCTCTGGGTCGAGCGCTATGTCGCAGCGCTACCGCCGTCGCATCCGCTGACGCTTAAGGAGCGGCTGCGCACCGCAGATCTCGCCGGCGCCGCCATGGTCGATCGCTGTCATTGCGAGCAGAGCGAATTCTTCGGCCGTGCTGCCTCGGCGAAGCGGCAGCCCGCGGCGATTGCCGAATCCGAAGACTGGGCGATGGCGCTGGTGGCCGCCGGCGTCGGCATCGCCATCGTGCCCGAAGGCGTGGCGCGCGCCAATTCTGACGTCGCCGTGCGCGAGATCGACGTCGATGTAAAGCGCGAGGTCGGCCTCGCCTACAGCACGAAGCGGCCGCCGTCGGAGGCGCTGCAGAATTTCATCGCGAAACTGCAGAGCCAGCGGCCCGAAGCGGGCCGTGCCAAATCGGCCGACAAGACCCGGCGATAG